One segment of Pasteurella skyensis DNA contains the following:
- a CDS encoding nucleobase:cation symporter-2 family protein, producing the protein MNSKLFYAIEDKPPIGLSLLLALQHLLAAIGGIVAVPLVIGNVLKLSTEDTIVLVNAALLVSGIVTIIQCRGIGHIGIRLPAVMGTSFTFVAAALAIGFSDAGVGGILGSSLVASLVMIIGSFFMPHIRKLFPPVVTGTVVMMIGLSLIPVAVDWFAGAQVGDPNYAEPKNLMMATFVLVIVVTLVQWGRGIFSAAAIVIGMMIGYITALCLGWVDFSGVKSAQFFAIPQPLHFGLSFPISGIIGMSIAYLVTIVESSGNFLALGDATKTEVTPQQFKQGILAEGLGSALAAIMSTTPFSTFSQNIGLITLTGVASRYVVALTGVLLVLAGLFPVFGALIVSIPLPVLGGAGIIMFAMIIAAGIQMLNNVERTSRNGLIIAIAIGGGLAVTTRPELLGKLPAFFKEIFGSGITVGAVLALSLNLILPKDLELDIIPEVK; encoded by the coding sequence ATGAACAGTAAATTATTTTATGCGATTGAAGACAAACCACCTATAGGGTTGAGTTTATTACTGGCTCTGCAGCATTTACTTGCCGCTATTGGTGGAATTGTTGCAGTTCCTTTGGTTATCGGTAATGTACTGAAATTATCGACGGAAGATACTATTGTATTAGTGAATGCCGCCTTATTGGTTTCTGGTATTGTCACTATCATACAATGTCGAGGAATAGGACACATTGGTATACGTTTACCCGCTGTAATGGGAACAAGTTTTACTTTTGTGGCGGCTGCATTAGCGATTGGCTTTAGTGATGCTGGTGTTGGTGGGATTTTAGGTTCATCACTTGTTGCTTCTTTAGTAATGATCATTGGTAGTTTCTTTATGCCACATATTCGTAAATTATTTCCACCTGTGGTAACGGGGACAGTCGTAATGATGATTGGACTTAGCTTAATTCCAGTTGCCGTAGATTGGTTTGCTGGTGCTCAAGTCGGTGATCCTAATTACGCTGAACCCAAAAACTTGATGATGGCAACCTTTGTATTAGTTATTGTTGTGACATTGGTGCAATGGGGACGAGGTATTTTTTCTGCAGCAGCCATTGTGATTGGTATGATGATTGGCTATATTACTGCTCTCTGTTTAGGTTGGGTGGATTTCTCAGGGGTAAAATCTGCTCAATTTTTTGCTATACCCCAGCCTCTCCATTTTGGGTTATCTTTCCCTATTTCTGGTATTATCGGAATGAGTATTGCCTATTTGGTGACCATTGTGGAGTCCAGTGGTAATTTTCTTGCATTAGGTGATGCAACCAAAACAGAAGTGACACCACAACAATTTAAACAAGGCATTTTAGCAGAAGGGTTAGGCTCTGCACTGGCTGCTATTATGTCTACCACACCTTTTTCAACCTTTTCACAAAATATCGGTTTAATCACCTTAACAGGGGTTGCCAGTCGTTATGTTGTGGCATTAACAGGCGTATTATTAGTATTAGCAGGACTTTTCCCTGTATTTGGAGCGTTAATTGTTTCTATTCCTCTTCCTGTATTAGGTGGGGCGGGAATTATTATGTTTGCAATGATTATTGCTGCAGGTATTCAAATGCTTAACAATGTAGAACGCACTAGCCGTAATGGTTTAATTATTGCGATTGCTATTGGTGGTGGATTAGCGGTGACTACTCGACCAGAGTTATTAGGTAAATTACCTGCATTCTTTAAAGAAATTTTTGGTTCTGGTATTACAGTTGGCGCAGTATTAGCACTT
- the nagK gene encoding N-acetylglucosamine kinase, translating to MTYYYGLDIGGTKIELAVFNEQLDKLYSERTPTPQTSYEDWLDTIKTLVLNADKKFNTKGMVGLGLPGFVNHETGIAEITNIRVADNKPILKDLSKCLEREVKAENDANCFALSEAWDKENQQYSTVLGLIIGTGFGGGLIFDGKVHSGRIGMAGEVGHQQLNYHALQLLGWDNAPIFDCGCGNKACLDTYISGRGFEMLYNELEGEGLSAKTIIENFYNQQPQAVRFVEKYVKLMAICISNLITVLDPDMIVFGGGLSNFDYIYEALPKALPPYLMRSAKVPVIKKAIHGDSGGSRGAAALFLKKDD from the coding sequence ATGACCTATTATTACGGATTAGATATTGGCGGTACAAAAATTGAGCTTGCTGTATTTAATGAGCAACTTGATAAACTCTATTCTGAACGCACACCCACTCCTCAAACTAGCTATGAAGATTGGTTAGATACCATTAAAACCCTTGTGCTTAACGCAGATAAAAAATTCAATACTAAAGGAATGGTTGGATTAGGTTTACCAGGTTTTGTTAATCACGAAACAGGTATTGCTGAAATTACCAATATTCGAGTGGCAGATAATAAACCTATTTTAAAAGATCTCAGTAAATGTTTAGAGCGTGAAGTGAAAGCTGAAAATGATGCCAACTGCTTTGCTCTTTCAGAAGCGTGGGATAAAGAAAATCAACAATATTCCACAGTATTAGGCTTAATTATCGGCACTGGTTTTGGTGGCGGTTTGATTTTTGATGGCAAAGTGCATTCAGGCAGAATTGGTATGGCTGGAGAAGTAGGTCATCAACAATTAAATTATCACGCTTTACAATTATTAGGTTGGGATAACGCCCCTATTTTTGACTGTGGCTGTGGCAATAAAGCGTGTTTAGATACTTATATTTCAGGACGTGGTTTTGAAATGTTATATAACGAGTTAGAGGGTGAGGGCTTATCCGCCAAAACCATTATCGAAAACTTTTATAATCAACAACCACAAGCGGTACGATTTGTTGAAAAATATGTAAAATTAATGGCAATTTGTATTAGCAATCTGATTACGGTATTAGATCCTGATATGATTGTTTTTGGTGGTGGTTTATCTAATTTTGATTATATTTATGAAGCTCTACCAAAAGCATTACCGCCTTATTTAATGCGTTCTGCAAAAGTGCCTGTGATTAAAAAAGCAATTCACGGTGACTCGGGTGGTTCACGTGGTGCAGCTGCTCTTTTCTTAAAAAAAGACGACTAG
- the gloB gene encoding hydroxyacylglutathione hydrolase, producing the protein MKVTPIPVLSDNYIWLIQKTDKVIIVDPSQAVTLLDFFAKNQLQPTAILLTHNHADHTGGVAELVEHYPHLTVYGSAELSQFTTKIVEHNQQFECLGCQIQVIDSAGHTAQHISYLVDEKYLFCGDSLFSAGCGRVFTGDYVAQFNTLQRFRLLADNVKIYPAHEYTYSNLQFVESVHPNNQAVQQYKQQVEKLRSQNKPTLPSSITLEKEINPFLIANSLEEFIELRKGKDCF; encoded by the coding sequence ATGAAAGTGACCCCTATTCCTGTATTATCCGATAATTATATTTGGTTAATTCAAAAAACGGATAAAGTGATCATTGTCGATCCCTCACAAGCAGTCACTTTATTAGATTTTTTTGCAAAAAATCAGTTACAACCTACCGCTATATTATTAACACACAATCACGCTGATCATACTGGTGGGGTTGCCGAATTAGTGGAACATTATCCTCATTTAACTGTTTATGGTTCTGCAGAACTTTCTCAATTTACCACTAAAATTGTTGAACATAATCAACAGTTTGAATGCTTAGGTTGTCAAATTCAAGTGATTGACAGTGCAGGACATACAGCACAACATATTAGCTATCTGGTTGATGAAAAATACCTTTTCTGTGGTGACTCACTGTTTTCAGCAGGTTGTGGACGTGTATTTACAGGGGATTATGTTGCACAATTTAACACTCTGCAACGCTTTCGATTATTAGCCGATAATGTAAAAATCTACCCTGCTCACGAATATACTTATAGCAATCTTCAATTTGTGGAAAGTGTTCACCCCAACAATCAGGCTGTACAACAATATAAACAGCAAGTTGAAAAACTACGCTCTCAAAACAAACCAACACTCCCCTCTTCTATTACCTTAGAAAAAGAAATTAATCCTTTTTTGATAGCTAATTCGTTAGAGGAATTTATTGAATTAAGGAAAGGGAAGGATTGTTTTTGA
- a CDS encoding type II toxin-antitoxin system RelE family toxin → MNELLWTVKATKQLLKIDSRYIKPIKDSVATLVNFPDVNLDIKKLKGSQSQYRIRVGKYRIVFEVINDEPRIISIQAIKRRSEQTYN, encoded by the coding sequence ATGAATGAATTGCTGTGGACAGTAAAAGCAACTAAACAACTTTTAAAAATTGATAGTCGTTATATTAAGCCTATTAAAGATAGTGTTGCTACTCTTGTGAATTTCCCAGATGTCAATCTTGATATTAAGAAGTTAAAAGGTTCGCAGTCTCAATATAGAATACGAGTAGGTAAATATCGTATTGTTTTTGAAGTGATCAACGATGAGCCTAGAATTATTAGTATTCAGGCTATTAAACGTAGAAGCGAACAAACATACAATTAA